In a single window of the Danio aesculapii chromosome 20, fDanAes4.1, whole genome shotgun sequence genome:
- the themis gene encoding protein THEMIS, with translation MAQTLQEFTHALEEKHLPRVLHIQSGIYYQGCVYEVFGRECSLSTGDLLKVTEITISKFTALTSSSTEIQLPVEYPGLFKLMADSQPYRSIQEIADSLKIGPQRVAQPVFLSAVDVDLEPGLVLRRRDSFRITAVGCGRVHCELLHREPPICFSLSFCQQGPFSECQDHQCYTLKEIADWKIPRGRKRSVIEVKAPAKKNFLFSGLLENVCGELLLTPVYELKAISRLSEKVLLIPSYLDVEVVDVTEQYDCDSFVQPLSLMDVYKRPPQFFPVLAKLSCENHFRLSPDLESLFQSKEVIIHHAFKAKRILASEMCQESARHFLIPESYNGRFKRRPRQFSTAYDLERARSETEEIRVVATRDFETVYSGLASVQAGDEFIVTKGQSCAVSHNGTEKVVDTFECVKVRAEGKEPVRLPMCLEGGFMELVKDKRQYTIAEICRWFPLPFNVKVSVRDLSLKADILAGTPSLHIEEEISDPCVLVSNTDLSDFREVPVNRTDLIFNVKQHWDGESPMFSVKSAIEEISEDCYYTLRRYAIATITPPPRPPKKPKDPPPRPPKTSRSESTNSESSSCSPKTLHVEPFKQDGLLLCSDLRNGNEQKIPVSPVTLPRPSLQKARAKGRSLDDISIEKHAASDNDAHDYEYIDEEQLDNIRRTYQEQQINTKAKPSHTI, from the exons GCTGTGTGTATGAGGTGTTTGGACGAGAGTGTTCTCTGTCAACTGGAGATCTTCTGAAAGTCACAGAGATCACCATCAGCAAATTCACTGCACTCACATCCAGCAGCACCGAGATACAGCTGCCGGTGGAGTatccag GTTTGTTCAAACTGATGGCCGACAGTCAGCCATACAGAAGCATTCAAGAAATCGCTGATTCGCTAAAGATCGGGCCTCAGCGTGTGGCACAGCCCGTCTTCCTGAGCGCTGTGGATGTAGATCTGGAGCCGGGCCTCGTCTTGCGCAGACGGGACAGTTTCAGGATCACTGCGGTGGGCTGCGGACGAGTGCACTGCGAGCTCCTGCACCGAGAACCTCCAATCTGCTTCAGCCTCAGCTTCTGCCAACAGGGACCTTTCAGCGAGTGCCAGGACCACCAGTGTTACACGCTGAAGGAGATCGCAGACTGGAAGATCCCCAGAGGCAGAAAGAGGAGCGTCATCGAGGTCAAAGCGCCCGCCAAGAAGAACTTTTTATTTTCCGGTTTGCTGGAGAACGTGTGTGGAGAGTTGCTGCTGACTCCTGTGTATGAGCTAAAGGCTATCTCCAGAC TCAGCGAGAAGGTTCTGCTCATCCCATCCTATCTGGACGTGGAGGTAGTGGACGTGACAGAACAGTATGATTGCGACTCCTTTGTGCAGCCTTTATCTCTGATGGACGTCTACAAGAGACCACCGCAGTTTTTCCCTGTGCTGGCCAAGCTGTCATGTGAAAATCATTTCAGACTCTCTCCAGACCTGGAGTCCCTTTTCCAGTCCAAAGAGGTGATTATTCATCATGCTTTCAAAGCCAAACGAATACTGGCCTCGGAAATGTGCCAGGAGTCAGCAAGGCATTTTCTCATCCCGGAGTCCTACAACGGGCGTTTCAAGCGGCGCCCGCGGCAGTTCTCCACCGCATACGACCTGGAGCGGGCGCGCAGTGAGACCGAGGAAATCCGAGTGGTCGCCACTAGAGACTTCGAGACTGTGTACAGTGGGCTGGCTTCGGTTCAGGCAGGAGATGAGTTTATAGTGACCAAAGGCCAAAGCTGCGCCGTTTCACACAATGGCACTGAGAAAGTGGTGGATACCTTTGAATGTGTGAAAGTGAGAGCAGAGGGGAAGGAGCCTGTGCGTCTCCCCATGTGTTTGGAGGGGGGATTCATGGAGCTGGTTAAAGACAAGCGTCAGTACACCATTGCAGAAATATGCAGATGGTTCCCGCTGCCCTTCAACGTCAAAGTGTCCGTGCGGGACCTCTCTCTGAAGGCAGACATCTTGGCTGGAACGCCTAGTCTGCACATCGAGGAGGAGATCTCGGACCCGTGTGTCCTGGTCTCAAACACAGACCTCTCAGACTTCAGGGAGGTGCCAGTAAACCGTACAGACTTGATATTTAACGTAAAACAGCACTGGGATGGAGAGAGTCCGATGTTTAGTGTGAAATCAGCCATAGAGGAGATCTCAGAAGACTGTTACTACACTCTTAGAAGGTACGCCATCGCTACCATTACACCTCCTCCACGACCTCCCAAAAAACCCAAGGATCCACCGCCGCGACCCCCCAAGACATCCAGGTCTGAGAGCACAAACAGTGAGAGCTCCAGCTGCTCGCCTAAG ACTCTTCATGTTGAGCCTTTTAAGCAAGATGGCTTATTGCTATGCAGTGACCTAAGAAATGGAAATGAGCAAAAGATTCCCGTCAGTCCAGTCACTTTACCCAGACCCAGCCTGCAGAAAG CTCGTGCCAAAGGCCGGAGTCTGGACGACATATCCATCGAAAAACACGCAGCCAGTGACAACGATGCGCACGATTATGAATATATAGATGAAGAGCAGCTGGACAACATCAGGAGGACATACCAGGAGCAGCAAATCAACACCAAAGCAAAGCCCAGTCACACAATATAA